A part of Planococcus sp. MB-3u-03 genomic DNA contains:
- the yhaM gene encoding 3'-5' exoribonuclease YhaM — translation MTKGITTRAVGETVDDFLLIKQSVKGVTTTGNPFISLVLQDKSGDIEAKLWDTKDEHERMYAAETIVRVGGEIHNYRGKNQLRIKSIRPAKPEENLTIAEFLPSASQSADELHEEVTKFLFEMENPQIQRITRHILKKYQQQFLTFPAATRNHHDYVSGLADHVVSMLKLGKAICEVYPSLDKDLLYSGIILHDIGKVFELSGPVATTYTVEGNLLGHISIMVTEIAKAAEELGIEGEEVMILQHIVLSHHGKEEWGSPKKPMVKEAEILHYIDNIDAKMMMLDRVLGKTKEGEFSERVFALDNRSFYKPKL, via the coding sequence ATGACAAAAGGAATTACAACCCGCGCTGTCGGGGAGACAGTCGATGATTTTCTTCTGATCAAACAATCGGTCAAAGGCGTCACGACGACCGGCAACCCATTCATTTCACTCGTTCTGCAAGACAAGAGCGGAGACATCGAGGCAAAGTTATGGGACACGAAAGACGAACATGAACGGATGTATGCGGCAGAAACGATTGTCAGAGTCGGCGGGGAAATCCATAATTACCGCGGCAAAAACCAACTGCGCATTAAAAGCATCCGCCCGGCAAAGCCGGAGGAGAACTTGACGATTGCCGAGTTTCTGCCTTCGGCGTCACAAAGTGCAGATGAATTGCACGAAGAAGTGACAAAATTCCTGTTCGAGATGGAAAACCCACAAATTCAGCGCATCACGCGCCATATTCTGAAGAAATACCAGCAGCAATTCCTGACCTTCCCGGCCGCGACGCGCAATCACCACGATTATGTGTCAGGCCTTGCAGATCATGTTGTCTCGATGCTCAAGCTCGGGAAAGCGATTTGTGAAGTGTATCCGAGCCTGGATAAGGATTTATTGTATTCCGGAATCATTCTCCACGATATCGGCAAAGTCTTTGAACTTTCAGGGCCGGTTGCAACTACTTATACCGTAGAAGGCAATTTGCTCGGCCATATCTCGATCATGGTGACCGAAATCGCAAAAGCTGCGGAAGAGCTCGGCATCGAAGGGGAAGAAGTCATGATCCTCCAACATATCGTCTTGTCGCATCACGGCAAGGAAGAATGGGGAAGCCCGAAAAAACCGATGGTGAAAGAGGCGGAAATCCTTCATTATATCGACAATATCGATGCGAAAATGATGATGCTCGACCGTGTGCTCGGAAAAACGAAAGAAGGCGAGTTCTCGGAACGCGTTTTCGCACTCGACAACCGCTCATTCTACAAGCCGAAACTATAA
- a CDS encoding peptidylprolyl isomerase, with product MKKSAFTLSIAAAVLALSACSDNGSDSEVLVTSDAGDVTKEELYEEMKTSVGDQAIQILMIEKVLGANYEVSDEEVEAELESNKEEMGENFEQFLAQNNHTEESYKKVIRLNLLQEKALTEDVEVTDEEIEEQYERQGTELNARHILVADEETANELKAELDEGADFAELAEEHSTDPGSAANGGSLDWFGTGAMVPEFEDAAYSLEVDEISEPVQSQHGFHIIQVTETREVEGQEPLEDQREALRSEIAMANADQSTLLPKVAALMEEANIDIKDEELEGALDEILNTEPATEEGAPTEEETEETPAE from the coding sequence ATGAAGAAATCAGCCTTTACCCTTTCCATCGCGGCAGCGGTTCTTGCACTTTCCGCATGCAGCGACAATGGTTCCGATAGCGAAGTGCTCGTCACTTCCGATGCGGGAGATGTGACAAAAGAAGAACTATACGAAGAGATGAAAACCTCTGTCGGCGATCAAGCCATCCAAATCCTGATGATTGAAAAAGTATTGGGTGCAAACTACGAAGTTTCAGATGAAGAAGTTGAAGCGGAGCTTGAGAGCAATAAAGAAGAGATGGGCGAAAACTTCGAACAATTTCTCGCTCAGAACAACCATACAGAAGAAAGCTATAAAAAAGTCATCCGCCTGAACTTGCTTCAGGAAAAAGCGTTGACAGAAGACGTCGAAGTAACGGATGAAGAAATCGAAGAACAATACGAGCGCCAAGGAACTGAACTGAATGCGCGCCATATCCTGGTTGCGGATGAAGAAACAGCCAACGAATTGAAAGCGGAACTTGACGAAGGTGCAGATTTCGCTGAACTAGCGGAAGAACATTCCACAGACCCAGGCTCTGCCGCTAACGGCGGTTCCCTTGACTGGTTCGGCACAGGCGCCATGGTTCCTGAATTCGAAGACGCGGCTTATTCGCTTGAAGTCGATGAAATCAGCGAACCTGTCCAATCCCAGCACGGTTTCCACATTATCCAAGTGACCGAAACCCGTGAAGTCGAAGGACAGGAGCCGCTTGAAGACCAACGCGAAGCTTTGCGTTCTGAAATCGCCATGGCCAATGCAGATCAATCCACGCTGCTCCCGAAAGTCGCAGCTTTAATGGAAGAAGCGAATATCGACATCAAAGATGAAGAACTTGAAGGCGCATTGGATGAAATCCTCAATACGGAACCAGCTACTGAAGAAGGAGCCCCAACTGAAGAAGAGACGGAAGAAACTCCGGCTGAATAA
- a CDS encoding YtxH domain-containing protein, translating to MKVTNFFAGLGAGLIAGAVTAILSTPKSGEEMRTSIKSSGSEWKESMNELKARINELKESINHLTEESKTQVPEAMDGLKASLQSWQEGTAPAKEHLQLEIKAIQNSIEQLQAAISKDKDEEEKKKDKPTKIDQKKAEDDDDSETA from the coding sequence ATGAAAGTTACGAATTTTTTTGCCGGCTTGGGTGCCGGTCTAATTGCCGGTGCCGTTACAGCCATCCTCTCCACTCCGAAATCCGGTGAGGAAATGCGCACTTCCATCAAATCAAGCGGCTCGGAATGGAAAGAATCGATGAACGAGCTGAAAGCCCGCATCAATGAATTGAAGGAATCGATCAACCATTTGACGGAAGAATCGAAAACACAAGTCCCTGAAGCGATGGATGGCTTGAAAGCATCCCTCCAATCATGGCAGGAAGGCACAGCGCCAGCGAAAGAACATTTGCAGCTCGAGATCAAAGCGATCCAGAATTCCATCGAGCAGCTGCAGGCGGCGATCAGCAAAGATAAAGACGAAGAAGAGAAGAAAAAAGACAAACCGACGAAAATCGACCAGAAAAAAGCGGAAGATGACGACGATTCCGAGACAGCTTGA
- a CDS encoding HIT family protein, whose translation MSNCIFCKIIAGEIPSVKVYEDEHVYAFMDIMPLSKGHTLLIPKTHREFVYDMTPEEAGQLFSVAPKIASAIKETFEPEGMNLLNNNGPKAGQSVFHFHLHFIPRYGASDGFGAKWMTKEKEYTTEKIQELAEQVKTKLASEA comes from the coding sequence ATGAGCAATTGCATTTTTTGCAAAATCATTGCAGGAGAAATCCCGAGCGTCAAAGTGTACGAAGATGAGCATGTCTACGCCTTTATGGACATCATGCCTTTGTCAAAAGGGCATACGCTGCTGATTCCGAAAACCCATCGCGAGTTTGTTTACGATATGACGCCGGAAGAAGCGGGCCAGTTGTTCAGCGTGGCGCCGAAGATTGCCAGCGCCATCAAAGAGACCTTCGAACCGGAAGGCATGAATTTATTGAACAACAACGGGCCAAAAGCCGGGCAAAGCGTGTTCCATTTCCATCTGCATTTCATCCCGCGCTACGGCGCAAGCGATGGATTTGGCGCGAAATGGATGACCAAAGAAAAAGAGTACACCACGGAGAAGATCCAGGAGCTTGCTGAACAGGTAAAAACCAAGCTAGCCTCTGAGGCTTGA
- a CDS encoding tryptophan transporter — MNTKNLVLMALLVSVGATLYVMIPGINGGMKPDFMLTMMFIGILLFRDVKSVFLLAVTTGIISGLFSSFPGGFFPNIIDKFVTAFVFFALVTLLKKHAAKLPVGIALAAFGTVLSGTIFLSAAIFILGADIPFTLLLATVVVPATIMNGVAFAVMFPIVTGLMKRSNFQNATTANVR, encoded by the coding sequence ATGAATACGAAAAATCTTGTGTTAATGGCGCTGCTTGTCAGCGTCGGTGCGACATTGTACGTAATGATCCCGGGCATCAACGGCGGGATGAAACCCGACTTTATGCTGACGATGATGTTTATCGGCATACTGCTATTCCGTGACGTGAAAAGCGTCTTTTTGCTCGCTGTCACTACCGGAATTATTTCCGGATTGTTTTCAAGCTTTCCGGGAGGCTTTTTCCCGAATATCATCGATAAATTCGTCACCGCATTCGTCTTTTTCGCGCTTGTGACATTATTGAAAAAGCATGCGGCCAAGCTGCCGGTTGGCATTGCGCTCGCTGCTTTCGGAACGGTGCTGTCAGGAACCATTTTCCTGTCGGCCGCCATCTTCATCCTAGGCGCCGATATTCCGTTCACGCTCCTGCTTGCAACGGTAGTCGTTCCGGCGACCATCATGAACGGCGTTGCCTTTGCGGTCATGTTCCCAATCGTCACAGGGCTCATGAAGCGCTCGAACTTCCAAAATGCCACAACCGCCAACGTCCGCTAA
- a CDS encoding AAA family ATPase: MAVFYGMNEAGKTTIQQFVLQMLFGFSARNQPHKRYEPKAGGKYGGQLQLSDPIYGRVVIERTAGKSAGDVTVWFEDGRRGGETELAELLRGYDRASYEAIYSFSVHELQDLDQMTEQELTRTLLSSGTAGVDHAGKMESQLEREMGELFKKAGKLPLINRLTEELRELEMELREYKLRADTFRPATERLEHIKKRLAELGQAESMLVQDMKEAEKWQQAAPLLARKQQLERLAENGPVNFPESGIRQYERLLDQKNELQAEAAFLENEIGRLEPAGELPGTDSMADLLGREAEWHQINSSLKVKQEELSRLQDELGCLLKLCGMNKEQALLSDASLEQEERLKIVLDALQTAEQEQAFGQRRLEEERQRLSEAEYALKQYLAAEPPEEQRRRAEQWADIEPQLTLAKAQQKRQAGTAANNRLAQFLLGAIGIAGLIIAVVSADAFTGLLAAMALGASVWLWLRDRKSPKGSTDDLVERYGGQEAEYEALLIKLAEYDKGLDERFDAIEASKRKIAALPQTDSSRELQQYRGLLISLGFPEETSRVTVLTLFDKLRDVHAASSRLDRITEEIGKLESEQQAWLGQAQEACGKPASASNVISVLRAEWEARQQKLQHAGKIREKNQQLAEQSRKCAERLAKLSEAMDELFKRAAVEDEDSFYRAAKLSEQARSAQEQLQMVLSQLSAIGEVEKPAALGDAEEGTEQFLERSQQQLDELQDERQSLWEEQAEKLQLTRHLLSDEGHSMKLQELEAKKAEFQDAAKEWAVNRAIVEVFKQTMDELKETKLPAVLKLSESYFTQLTGGEYVRLLLSQEGNFEALRKDGLRFRVIELSQATKEQAYLALRFALASSLKESHPFPIIMDDPFVHFDRRRSQQVIKLVEELQADHQFIYFTCHEAMRQAWPSAQQIDVANPERSIQA, from the coding sequence ATGGCCGTATTCTACGGAATGAATGAAGCAGGCAAAACGACCATCCAGCAATTTGTCTTGCAGATGCTGTTTGGCTTTTCGGCACGCAACCAGCCGCATAAACGCTACGAACCGAAAGCGGGCGGCAAATACGGCGGCCAGCTGCAGCTGAGCGATCCCATTTATGGCCGTGTCGTGATCGAGCGGACAGCCGGTAAATCGGCAGGCGATGTGACGGTCTGGTTTGAAGACGGGCGCCGCGGAGGCGAGACAGAACTGGCGGAGCTATTAAGAGGATATGACAGAGCCTCCTATGAAGCGATTTATTCGTTCTCTGTCCATGAACTCCAAGATCTCGACCAAATGACTGAACAGGAGCTGACGCGCACGCTGTTGTCCTCCGGGACTGCCGGTGTCGACCATGCTGGGAAAATGGAAAGCCAGCTCGAACGCGAAATGGGCGAGTTGTTTAAGAAAGCTGGTAAGTTGCCGCTAATCAACCGTTTGACCGAAGAGTTGCGGGAACTTGAAATGGAGTTGCGTGAATACAAGCTGCGCGCGGATACCTTCCGTCCGGCAACAGAGCGGCTGGAGCACATCAAAAAGCGATTGGCCGAGCTGGGCCAAGCTGAAAGCATGCTCGTTCAAGACATGAAGGAAGCGGAAAAATGGCAGCAAGCAGCACCGCTATTAGCGCGAAAACAACAACTCGAGCGCTTGGCGGAAAACGGCCCGGTGAATTTTCCGGAATCGGGCATCCGTCAGTATGAACGATTGCTCGACCAGAAAAATGAATTACAGGCCGAAGCTGCCTTTCTGGAAAATGAAATAGGCCGGTTAGAGCCGGCCGGCGAGCTGCCTGGAACAGATTCGATGGCGGATCTGCTCGGGCGCGAAGCCGAATGGCATCAGATAAATTCTTCCTTGAAAGTGAAACAAGAAGAGCTCAGCCGATTACAGGATGAACTTGGCTGCCTATTGAAATTATGCGGCATGAACAAAGAGCAGGCACTCCTCTCGGATGCCTCGCTTGAACAGGAAGAGCGATTGAAGATCGTATTGGATGCGCTGCAAACCGCTGAACAAGAACAAGCTTTCGGGCAGCGCCGATTGGAAGAAGAACGGCAACGGCTGTCAGAAGCTGAATACGCTTTAAAGCAATACCTTGCAGCAGAGCCGCCCGAAGAACAGCGGCGGCGCGCAGAACAATGGGCCGACATCGAGCCGCAGCTGACGCTCGCTAAAGCGCAGCAAAAACGGCAAGCGGGAACGGCTGCCAATAACCGTCTTGCCCAATTTCTGTTAGGGGCTATCGGAATTGCCGGCTTGATCATCGCTGTGGTTTCTGCAGACGCTTTTACGGGGCTTCTTGCGGCCATGGCGCTCGGCGCATCGGTGTGGCTCTGGCTGCGTGACAGGAAATCACCAAAAGGCAGCACGGATGATCTAGTGGAACGCTACGGCGGGCAGGAAGCGGAATACGAAGCTTTGCTCATCAAGCTAGCGGAATACGATAAAGGGCTTGATGAACGTTTTGACGCCATCGAGGCAAGCAAGCGGAAAATTGCTGCGCTGCCGCAGACAGACAGCAGCCGGGAACTGCAGCAATATCGGGGATTGTTGATATCGCTCGGTTTTCCGGAAGAAACCTCACGCGTTACCGTCCTCACGTTATTCGATAAATTGCGGGATGTGCATGCAGCTTCTAGCCGGCTGGATCGCATTACGGAAGAAATCGGGAAATTGGAAAGCGAACAACAGGCGTGGCTGGGACAGGCGCAGGAGGCATGCGGCAAGCCTGCAAGTGCAAGCAATGTCATCAGCGTGCTTCGTGCGGAATGGGAAGCCCGCCAGCAGAAACTCCAGCACGCCGGAAAAATCCGCGAAAAAAACCAGCAGCTGGCGGAACAATCCAGAAAATGTGCCGAGCGATTGGCCAAGCTTTCCGAAGCGATGGATGAGCTATTCAAAAGGGCGGCAGTGGAAGATGAGGATTCGTTTTACCGCGCTGCCAAACTGTCGGAACAAGCAAGGTCTGCACAGGAACAATTGCAAATGGTCCTGTCGCAGCTTTCTGCCATCGGAGAAGTGGAAAAACCTGCTGCGCTCGGTGATGCAGAAGAGGGCACAGAACAATTTCTCGAGCGTTCGCAGCAACAACTGGATGAATTACAGGATGAACGCCAGTCATTATGGGAAGAGCAAGCAGAAAAGCTTCAGTTGACGAGGCATTTATTGTCGGACGAAGGGCATTCGATGAAACTTCAGGAACTGGAAGCGAAAAAAGCGGAGTTCCAGGACGCGGCCAAGGAATGGGCTGTCAACCGCGCGATCGTCGAGGTGTTCAAGCAGACGATGGATGAATTGAAAGAGACGAAGCTGCCGGCAGTGCTAAAGCTTTCGGAATCGTACTTCACTCAATTGACGGGCGGCGAGTATGTGCGTTTGCTGCTCAGTCAGGAAGGGAATTTTGAAGCGCTGCGGAAAGATGGCTTGCGCTTCCGCGTCATCGAGCTCAGCCAAGCGACAAAAGAGCAGGCATACTTGGCATTGCGTTTTGCACTGGCATCTTCTTTGAAGGAATCCCATCCGTTTCCGATCATCATGGATGACCCGTTTGTCCATTTTGATCGCCGAAGAAGCCAGCAAGTGATAAAATTAGTGGAAGAGCTGCAGGCAGACCATCAGTTCATTTATTTCACATGCCACGAAGCGATGAGGCAAGCTTGGCCAAGTGCCCAGCAAATCGACGTGGCGAATCCTGAAAGGAGCATCCAAGCATGA
- a CDS encoding enoyl-CoA hydratase has translation MYQTIMLKKDGRLAHLVLNRPDSMNAMNAKMMGELADCFESLKNDHSVHALIIHGAGRAFSAGGDIKEMVDPENPMDMDVVMGDGSRLAKALYTRPQVTIAAVNGASAGLGFSMVLACDHVVAEESSKLAMNFIGIGLIPDGGGHFFLKERVGVPRAKQLIWAGQVLTAHDALAKGLIEEVTAEGRGLEQAEKYAHEVLASPVAAMLKSKEILHGLKLSELDEVLAGEAAGQSAMRKTADHLEGIQAFVEKRKPAFKGK, from the coding sequence ATGTATCAAACGATAATGCTGAAAAAAGATGGGCGTTTGGCGCACTTGGTGCTGAATCGTCCGGATTCAATGAATGCAATGAACGCGAAAATGATGGGAGAGCTCGCGGATTGCTTTGAAAGCTTGAAAAATGACCATTCGGTTCACGCGCTGATCATTCACGGGGCAGGGCGGGCGTTTTCTGCCGGAGGCGATATTAAAGAAATGGTCGATCCCGAAAACCCGATGGATATGGATGTGGTCATGGGAGACGGCAGCCGCCTGGCCAAAGCGCTGTATACGCGGCCACAAGTGACCATTGCGGCTGTGAACGGCGCTTCCGCGGGGCTCGGGTTCAGCATGGTGCTTGCCTGCGACCATGTGGTGGCGGAAGAAAGCAGCAAATTGGCGATGAATTTCATCGGCATCGGGCTTATCCCGGACGGGGGCGGCCATTTCTTCCTGAAAGAGCGTGTCGGCGTACCGCGGGCGAAGCAATTGATTTGGGCTGGCCAAGTGCTGACAGCGCATGATGCCCTCGCCAAAGGATTGATCGAAGAAGTGACGGCGGAAGGCAGGGGCTTGGAACAGGCGGAGAAATACGCGCATGAAGTGCTTGCCTCTCCGGTTGCTGCGATGCTGAAATCGAAAGAAATCCTGCACGGCTTGAAGCTTTCGGAGTTGGATGAAGTGCTCGCAGGCGAAGCAGCCGGGCAATCGGCGATGCGTAAAACGGCAGACCATCTCGAAGGTATACAAGCCTTTGTCGAAAAGCGCAAGCCTGCTTTTAAAGGGAAATGA
- a CDS encoding ABC transporter ATP-binding protein — MTLSIRNATKQFGDFTAVDDISLDVAEGQMHGFLGANGAGKTTTFRMALGLLTPTQGEVLWQGRRISYADSPDIGYLPEERGLYPKMKVQDQLVYLARLRRMDKKQAEQGAKDWLERFEVPHYANKKVEELSKGNQQKIQLIASLLHNPKLLILDEPFSGLDPVNVEMLKKAILDFQRQGATIVFSSHRMDHVEELCDDMSILDKGKLVVHGSIREVKRTFGKQNVRIHTDADITSLGELPGVEKFTAQRNGGVFRIADEAVGQNLLARALELGPVRQFALEEPSLEEIFIEKVGRAHV; from the coding sequence ATGACTTTATCGATTAGAAACGCAACAAAACAATTTGGCGATTTTACAGCTGTAGACGATATCTCCCTCGATGTAGCCGAAGGGCAGATGCACGGCTTTCTTGGCGCGAACGGGGCTGGCAAGACGACGACCTTCCGCATGGCGCTCGGGCTCCTTACGCCGACACAAGGCGAGGTGTTGTGGCAGGGCCGCCGGATCAGTTATGCAGACAGCCCGGACATCGGTTATTTACCGGAAGAGCGCGGCTTGTATCCGAAGATGAAAGTACAGGACCAGCTCGTCTATTTGGCACGGCTGCGGCGCATGGATAAAAAACAGGCGGAGCAAGGCGCAAAGGATTGGCTGGAGCGCTTTGAAGTGCCTCATTACGCCAATAAAAAAGTGGAAGAATTATCGAAAGGCAATCAGCAGAAAATCCAGTTGATCGCGTCTCTATTACATAACCCAAAACTATTGATTTTGGACGAGCCGTTTTCCGGGCTGGATCCTGTCAATGTGGAAATGCTGAAAAAAGCGATACTCGATTTTCAAAGACAAGGGGCAACCATTGTGTTCTCCAGCCACCGCATGGACCATGTCGAAGAATTATGCGACGACATGAGCATCTTGGACAAAGGCAAACTTGTCGTCCACGGATCGATACGGGAAGTGAAGCGCACATTCGGCAAACAGAACGTCCGCATCCACACAGATGCCGATATCACCTCGCTTGGCGAATTGCCAGGCGTCGAGAAATTTACCGCTCAGCGCAACGGCGGCGTGTTCCGCATTGCCGATGAAGCGGTCGGCCAAAACTTACTCGCCCGTGCCTTAGAGCTCGGCCCTGTGCGCCAGTTTGCTTTGGAAGAGCCGAGCCTCGAAGAGATTTTCATTGAAAAGGTGGGGCGTGCCCATGTATAG
- a CDS encoding metallophosphoesterase family protein, with translation MASIRFIHSADLHLGSPFSGMKGLGSEQWKKLQNSTLAAFERLISYTLETRPDFLLIVGDVYDGEDRNLRAQHRFQQGMEQLDEAGIPVFLSHGNHDHLSGGAASFELPSNVHVFQDSVENMTLQVGGATVKIAGFSYGRRHVTESMIEHYPSKESGVIQIGMLHGSEENDTEHAVYAPFRKEQLLAKNYDYWALGHIHKRQQLSTDPPIVYPGNLQGRHRKESGPKGFYDVVLTDGHADLKFIAAEAVRFDRISVDCSSVQHMNELFSIVKEQLEAHDAEALVAELELQNLDEATIYMLEDIPNAELVYALGEALSEGEDFLHISKVYLDRNALSAELSPFGKQLASRLAHWESGDWKQALKELYNHPKSGRFLPQLNDGLQEELRAEAEAKIRKMMALEDQR, from the coding sequence ATGGCAAGCATTCGATTTATCCACAGCGCCGACCTGCATCTCGGCAGCCCGTTCAGCGGCATGAAAGGGCTCGGCAGCGAGCAATGGAAAAAGCTGCAGAACAGCACATTGGCCGCTTTTGAACGGTTGATTTCCTACACGCTTGAAACGCGGCCTGATTTTTTATTGATTGTCGGGGACGTCTACGACGGGGAAGACCGCAACTTGCGCGCACAGCATCGTTTTCAGCAAGGCATGGAGCAATTAGACGAAGCGGGCATCCCGGTTTTTTTGAGTCATGGCAACCACGATCATTTAAGTGGGGGTGCGGCTAGTTTTGAATTGCCGTCAAATGTCCATGTCTTTCAGGACAGTGTAGAAAATATGACGCTGCAAGTGGGCGGCGCAACGGTGAAAATTGCCGGATTCAGCTACGGCCGCCGTCATGTAACGGAATCGATGATTGAACATTATCCAAGCAAAGAATCAGGCGTCATCCAGATCGGCATGCTCCATGGCTCTGAGGAAAACGATACCGAGCACGCCGTATACGCGCCATTCCGCAAAGAGCAATTGCTAGCCAAAAACTACGATTATTGGGCGCTCGGCCATATCCATAAACGGCAGCAGTTATCGACGGATCCACCAATTGTTTATCCCGGGAATCTGCAAGGGCGCCACAGGAAAGAATCCGGCCCTAAAGGTTTTTATGACGTCGTGCTGACGGATGGCCATGCCGATCTGAAATTCATTGCGGCAGAAGCGGTGCGCTTTGATCGAATCAGTGTCGATTGCAGCAGTGTCCAGCATATGAATGAATTATTCAGCATTGTCAAAGAGCAGCTCGAAGCGCATGATGCTGAGGCACTCGTGGCGGAACTGGAGCTCCAAAATCTGGACGAAGCAACGATCTATATGCTTGAAGATATCCCGAATGCAGAGCTCGTGTATGCTTTGGGTGAAGCGCTTAGTGAGGGGGAAGATTTCCTTCATATATCTAAGGTATACCTGGACAGGAATGCCCTCTCAGCGGAATTATCGCCTTTTGGCAAACAGCTCGCCAGCCGTCTGGCGCACTGGGAGTCGGGCGACTGGAAACAGGCATTGAAGGAGCTTTACAACCATCCGAAAAGCGGGCGTTTCCTGCCGCAGTTGAACGACGGGCTGCAGGAGGAACTGCGGGCGGAAGCGGAAGCGAAGATCCGCAAGATGATGGCATTGGAGGACCAGCGATGA
- a CDS encoding DUF3267 domain-containing protein, with amino-acid sequence MHCWKTINVKKQYGSDRLFFISALIGAGVFTSYYMLLAIMYADPLSDQNFLLFMIGMLAIYPIHKLLHLLPLLGSRKCLKISMRKQLKLCPTISLYIKEPVRKSRFMLALVAPFAVINTTIIALSIIWPAYSHYFAILLAYHSALSVTDLIYIRNLARSPRHALIEETDTGFEILVPQPIA; translated from the coding sequence ATGCATTGCTGGAAAACAATCAACGTCAAAAAACAATACGGTTCTGACCGCCTGTTCTTCATTTCCGCGCTGATCGGCGCCGGGGTTTTCACCAGCTATTACATGCTGCTGGCCATCATGTATGCCGACCCGTTATCCGACCAGAACTTTTTGCTGTTCATGATCGGAATGCTGGCGATCTACCCTATCCATAAACTTTTGCATCTTCTGCCTTTGCTCGGAAGCCGCAAATGCTTGAAAATCAGCATGCGCAAACAATTGAAGCTGTGCCCGACGATTTCTTTGTATATCAAAGAACCGGTCCGGAAATCACGCTTCATGCTGGCGCTTGTGGCACCATTTGCGGTCATCAACACGACCATTATCGCGCTGAGCATCATTTGGCCGGCCTATAGCCATTATTTCGCCATTTTGCTTGCGTACCATAGCGCTTTGTCCGTTACGGATTTGATCTACATCCGTAATTTGGCGCGCTCGCCGCGGCACGCACTCATTGAAGAAACGGATACTGGATTTGAGATCCTGGTGCCGCAGCCAATTGCCTGA
- a CDS encoding YhzD family protein, which produces MRTYKLTAFEKTGELITEETFTAETDDEAKEQGLALLEEKALSEKTHRLASPAGKLLLFHT; this is translated from the coding sequence ATGAGAACTTATAAACTGACTGCTTTCGAAAAAACCGGCGAATTGATTACAGAAGAAACTTTCACCGCGGAGACGGACGACGAGGCGAAAGAACAAGGGCTTGCGCTGCTCGAAGAAAAAGCGCTGAGCGAAAAAACCCACCGGCTTGCATCTCCAGCCGGCAAACTCTTATTGTTCCATACCTAA